One genomic segment of [Phormidium] sp. ETS-05 includes these proteins:
- a CDS encoding response regulator gives MKKILVIEDENPVLTNIIEILESGGFQAIGAENGSLGVQKALEHLPDLILCDIMMPVMDGHGVLTQLRSQPATAMIPFVFLTAKADKNDMREGMNLGADDYITKPFRRKELLEAVNIRLERRAVVMEQYASERQRAEGLQAKMQDLLQLSETKEGLLMKLIEDLSNPLSKINLAIRMLRDTPPGASRDRYLEILQEEFDHEISLINQVSELQKLLTLDNVKLLRQFNLLDRKGGNPLMR, from the coding sequence ATGAAAAAAATTCTGGTAATTGAGGATGAAAATCCGGTTTTGACGAACATTATTGAGATTTTGGAATCTGGGGGGTTTCAGGCCATTGGGGCGGAAAACGGCTCTCTTGGGGTGCAAAAGGCATTGGAACACCTTCCGGATCTGATTTTATGCGATATTATGATGCCGGTGATGGATGGTCATGGGGTGTTGACGCAACTACGATCGCAGCCAGCGACGGCGATGATTCCGTTTGTGTTTTTGACGGCGAAGGCGGACAAAAACGATATGCGTGAGGGGATGAACTTGGGAGCTGACGACTACATTACCAAGCCATTTCGGCGCAAAGAGCTGCTCGAGGCGGTGAATATCCGCTTGGAAAGGCGAGCCGTGGTGATGGAGCAGTATGCCTCGGAACGCCAGAGAGCGGAAGGCTTGCAGGCGAAAATGCAGGACTTGCTCCAGCTTTCGGAAACTAAAGAAGGGCTGCTGATGAAGTTGATTGAGGATTTAAGCAATCCTTTGTCCAAGATTAATTTGGCGATTAGGATGCTCAGGGATACGCCTCCGGGAGCCTCCCGCGATCGCTACCTGGAGATTTTGCAAGAGGAATTCGATCACGAGATTTCTCTAATCAACCAAGTATCGGAGCTGCAAAAGCTGCTCACGTTGGACAATGTGAAGCTGCTGCGCCAGTTCAATCTCTTAGACCGCAAAGGTGGCAATCCCCTGATGCGTTAG
- a CDS encoding bifunctional diguanylate cyclase/phosphodiesterase, with the protein MTKILVIEDEEIVRANILEILASGEFEAIGAENGRIGIEIAENEIPDLVICDITMPEIDGYGVLEQLRQNPATATIPFIFLTARADRTDFRTGMNLGADDYLTKPFRRQELLTCITARLKKQAAYEQRSKRELQQVEAQLNYSLYYDHLTKLPNQLLLRERFGQNLKQSGPGASHSIMLVDLDRFDEIVEALGHKRRDLLVQEVASRLTVAVNARDTLARLQTHKFAIILSSRDSSKLEAIAQQILKLLNRPFQSDGDEVCLAASIGIATTVGDGDDLDGTIKNAQIALSRAKQLGGNQYQMYSPELQRVSIDKLALESSLRYALERGELLLQYQPQVGLSDGRISSAEALIRWRHPRRGMVSPLEFIPIAEANGAIVPIGEWVLQTACAQVQQWRAAGLPPLRVAVNISARQFQQSNLTDRLVAILNNTGVPPELLELELTESTLVQNVAEAKQRLQEWKDLGLKISLDDFGTGYSSLSYLRQFPFDILKIDRSFVHDVNSDPKNAALTKTIISMAESLNLKVVAEGVETEAELAFLYRHGCGAIQGYLFSRPISADDLAQMLCSDKRLSLVIGHL; encoded by the coding sequence ATGACAAAAATTTTGGTCATAGAAGATGAGGAAATAGTCCGAGCCAATATTTTAGAAATTCTCGCATCGGGAGAATTTGAGGCGATTGGGGCGGAAAATGGGCGCATCGGCATAGAAATTGCGGAAAACGAAATTCCGGATTTGGTGATTTGTGACATTACGATGCCAGAAATAGATGGCTATGGCGTGCTGGAACAACTGAGGCAAAACCCAGCAACTGCCACGATTCCGTTTATTTTTCTCACGGCGAGGGCGGATAGAACGGATTTTCGCACCGGGATGAACTTGGGTGCGGATGACTATTTGACCAAACCTTTCCGCCGCCAGGAATTGCTCACATGTATTACGGCTCGCCTGAAAAAACAGGCGGCTTACGAGCAACGTTCTAAGAGGGAATTACAGCAGGTGGAAGCCCAGCTCAATTATTCCCTCTACTATGACCACCTGACGAAACTGCCCAATCAACTGCTGTTGCGGGAGCGATTTGGCCAAAATCTGAAACAGTCGGGCCCTGGGGCATCTCACTCGATTATGTTGGTGGATTTAGACCGGTTTGATGAGATTGTGGAAGCGTTGGGGCACAAGCGGCGGGATTTGCTCGTTCAAGAGGTGGCGTCCCGCTTGACGGTGGCGGTGAATGCTCGGGATACGTTGGCGCGATTGCAAACCCACAAATTCGCGATTATTTTGAGTTCGCGAGACAGTTCAAAGCTCGAAGCGATCGCCCAACAGATCCTGAAGCTGCTCAACCGCCCTTTCCAGAGTGATGGTGATGAAGTCTGTCTCGCCGCCAGCATCGGTATTGCCACCACCGTTGGGGATGGGGACGATTTAGATGGCACCATCAAAAATGCCCAAATCGCCCTCTCTCGCGCTAAGCAACTTGGGGGCAATCAATATCAAATGTACAGCCCGGAACTACAGCGGGTTTCCATAGATAAATTAGCGCTGGAATCTAGCCTGCGCTACGCCTTGGAGAGGGGGGAGTTGCTGCTGCAATACCAGCCCCAAGTTGGATTATCTGATGGGAGGATTTCTAGTGCTGAAGCTTTAATCCGCTGGCGTCATCCCCGCCGGGGAATGGTTTCGCCTCTTGAATTTATTCCCATCGCGGAAGCGAATGGGGCGATCGTCCCGATCGGGGAATGGGTATTGCAAACCGCCTGCGCCCAAGTGCAGCAATGGCGTGCTGCCGGATTGCCGCCACTGCGCGTTGCCGTGAACATCTCGGCTCGTCAATTCCAGCAATCTAATTTAACCGATCGCTTAGTTGCAATTTTAAATAATACCGGCGTGCCTCCGGAATTACTAGAATTGGAACTAACCGAAAGCACTTTAGTGCAAAACGTGGCCGAGGCCAAGCAGCGTTTGCAAGAATGGAAAGATTTAGGTCTGAAAATCTCTCTCGACGATTTCGGCACCGGCTACTCTTCCCTCAGCTACCTGCGGCAATTCCCCTTCGACATTCTCAAAATCGATCGCAGTTTCGTCCATGATGTCAACAGCGACCCCAAAAACGCCGCCCTCACCAAAACTATTATTTCTATGGCAGAATCTCTCAACCTGAAAGTGGTGGCTGAGGGTGTGGAAACTGAAGCCGAGCTAGCCTTTCTTTACCGCCACGGCTGCGGTGCCATTCAGGGTTATTTGTTCAGTCGTCCCATTAGTGCCGATGATTTGGCACAAATGCTCTGTAGTGATAAGCGGCTGTCATTGGTCATTGGTCATTTGTGA
- a CDS encoding response regulator has translation MKTILVIEDDERVRENIVDLLEAEEYRTLTAPNGLEGVEKAKQYLPDLIICDVMMPELDGYGVIQALRQNEATATIPFIFLTAKTEKTDTRKGMELGADDYLTKPFTLEELLKAIAVRLEKQTAFDRESEKKLQQLRQNLAHAMPHELRTPLNGIISYSQMLMEDCLEMERAEIQEMAEAIYQSGQRLYRLVQNYLLYAEIELVSNDQERLKFLRSGTGAATFSTIATSANKTAKKFDRLVDLQLDLADASAAIGAVHLHKIVEELVDNACKYSTEGSKIEVKGLTSEGIYTFSVSNLGRGMSPEQIASLGAYVQFERKLYEQQGSGLGLTIAKRLAELYQGRLTINSIAGDCTTVSVMLPLEK, from the coding sequence ATGAAAACAATTTTAGTGATAGAAGACGACGAGCGAGTGAGAGAAAATATTGTGGATTTGTTGGAAGCGGAAGAATACCGGACATTGACGGCGCCAAATGGCCTCGAAGGTGTCGAAAAAGCTAAGCAATATCTGCCAGATTTAATCATCTGCGATGTGATGATGCCGGAATTGGATGGCTATGGGGTGATCCAAGCTCTGCGGCAAAACGAAGCGACGGCGACGATTCCATTTATCTTTCTGACGGCGAAAACGGAAAAAACCGATACTCGCAAGGGGATGGAATTAGGAGCGGATGATTATCTGACGAAACCGTTTACTCTCGAGGAGCTACTCAAAGCGATCGCTGTCCGCCTGGAAAAGCAAACTGCCTTCGATCGGGAATCGGAGAAAAAACTCCAGCAGCTACGCCAAAACCTGGCTCACGCCATGCCTCACGAACTGCGCACGCCTCTGAATGGGATTATCAGCTACTCTCAAATGCTGATGGAAGATTGCCTGGAAATGGAACGGGCCGAAATTCAAGAGATGGCTGAGGCGATTTATCAGTCGGGGCAAAGGCTTTACCGTTTGGTGCAAAATTACTTACTCTACGCCGAAATTGAACTGGTGAGTAATGACCAAGAGCGGCTCAAGTTCTTGCGCAGCGGGACGGGCGCTGCTACTTTTAGTACCATTGCCACCAGTGCCAATAAAACGGCGAAAAAGTTCGATCGCCTTGTTGACTTGCAACTGGACTTAGCCGACGCCTCCGCTGCCATCGGAGCGGTTCACTTGCACAAAATCGTCGAAGAACTGGTGGATAATGCCTGCAAGTATTCTACGGAAGGCAGTAAGATCGAGGTAAAGGGCCTCACCAGTGAGGGGATATACACTTTCTCCGTGAGCAATCTCGGTCGCGGGATGAGTCCAGAGCAAATTGCCAGTTTGGGGGCTTACGTCCAATTCGAGCGCAAACTCTACGAGCAACAGGGCTCTGGTTTGGGTCTGACCATTGCCAAACGGCTGGCAGAATTATACCAAGGTCGGCTCACCATCAACAGTATTGCTGGAGACTGCACCACTGTGTCAGTAATGTTACCTCTGGAAAAATAA
- a CDS encoding bifunctional diguanylate cyclase/phosphodiesterase, protein MHKILVIEDETSVRENIIELLFAEEFEAIGAKNGREGLRLAIAESPDLIICDVMMPELDGYGVLAELRQNPATARIPFIFLTAKAERADWRQGMELGADDYLPKPFTRQELLGAIAARNQKQQALQQELERELQQLEQKYRHRLQTDSLTKLPTRLMLPELLEQATTKVNASEPIVPLICLGLDRFSRINDNLGNDFGDRLLIAIAQRLNACIRIGCATVRLDSDRFAIITPPSSSRTQAARTAETILTSLRLPFRLEGQEIFITASLGIALYPQDGRQIEPLIHNATKALNAVKLQGGDNYQFYLAARHGSKSENDLALENQLRYALERQQLQLYYQPQCHLQTGQVTGAEALLRWRLDDGSFVPPAKFIPLAETSGLIFPLGEWVLQTACREAKIWQKAGFPNLRVAVNISARQLERPDWRSSLVRILTNEDFPPQLLELELTETILLRDIEAAMKALQSLKALGVRIAIDDFGTGYSGLSYLQRFSFHKLKIDRSFIQNIHRDSTKSSLTQAIIEMARYLNLKVIAEGVESVDEIAWLKQRHCDEIQGYFFSHPLPLQELIKFLKDF, encoded by the coding sequence ATGCACAAAATTTTGGTGATTGAAGATGAAACCTCGGTGCGAGAAAACATCATCGAGCTACTTTTTGCGGAAGAATTCGAGGCGATCGGAGCTAAAAATGGTCGGGAAGGGCTGCGCTTGGCGATCGCAGAATCGCCGGATTTAATCATCTGTGATGTGATGATGCCCGAGTTGGATGGCTATGGGGTGTTGGCAGAGCTGCGGCAAAACCCGGCCACAGCAAGGATTCCCTTTATTTTCCTTACGGCTAAAGCCGAGCGTGCTGATTGGCGTCAGGGTATGGAATTAGGGGCTGATGATTACCTCCCGAAACCGTTTACTCGGCAAGAGCTACTGGGGGCGATCGCCGCCCGAAACCAAAAGCAACAGGCTTTGCAGCAGGAGCTAGAGAGGGAATTGCAACAGCTAGAGCAAAAATACCGCCACCGGCTCCAAACTGACAGCCTGACTAAGTTGCCCACCCGGTTGATGCTCCCGGAGCTGCTAGAGCAAGCCACCACTAAAGTCAACGCCAGTGAGCCGATCGTCCCTCTGATTTGTCTGGGTTTAGACCGCTTTAGCCGGATTAACGATAACTTGGGCAATGACTTTGGCGATCGATTACTCATAGCCATCGCTCAAAGATTAAACGCCTGCATTAGAATCGGTTGCGCTACGGTGCGTTTGGACTCCGATCGCTTCGCCATCATCACCCCCCCCAGTTCCAGCCGGACCCAAGCCGCCCGAACCGCCGAAACCATCCTCACCTCACTCCGCCTCCCCTTCCGCTTAGAAGGGCAAGAAATTTTCATCACCGCCAGCCTTGGTATCGCCCTCTATCCCCAAGACGGACGCCAAATTGAGCCGCTCATCCACAACGCCACTAAAGCCCTCAACGCCGTCAAGCTCCAAGGCGGCGATAACTACCAATTTTACCTCGCCGCTCGCCACGGCTCCAAATCTGAAAACGACCTCGCCTTAGAAAACCAGCTCCGCTACGCCTTAGAACGCCAGCAACTACAGCTCTATTATCAACCCCAATGTCATCTGCAAACTGGCCAAGTCACTGGGGCGGAAGCACTTTTGCGCTGGCGCCTCGATGATGGCAGTTTTGTCCCTCCCGCCAAATTTATTCCCTTGGCAGAAACTAGCGGGCTCATTTTTCCTCTCGGCGAATGGGTCTTGCAAACAGCCTGTCGGGAAGCCAAAATCTGGCAAAAAGCCGGTTTTCCTAACCTGCGCGTCGCGGTGAATATCTCCGCCCGTCAGCTAGAAAGACCCGATTGGCGCTCTTCATTGGTGAGAATTTTAACTAATGAAGATTTTCCGCCTCAATTGCTGGAATTAGAGCTGACCGAAACTATCCTCCTGCGTGACATAGAAGCTGCTATGAAAGCCCTCCAATCCCTAAAAGCCTTGGGCGTGCGCATTGCGATTGATGATTTCGGGACTGGCTATTCTGGGCTCAGCTATTTGCAGCGATTCTCTTTCCACAAACTGAAAATAGACCGCAGTTTTATCCAAAATATTCACAGAGATAGCACTAAATCCAGTTTAACTCAAGCGATTATTGAAATGGCTCGCTATCTCAATTTAAAAGTAATTGCCGAAGGAGTAGAGTCAGTAGATGAAATAGCTTGGCTAAAACAACGTCATTGCGATGAAATCCAAGGCTATTTTTTTAGTCATCCTTTGCCATTACAAGAATTAATAAAATTTTTAAAGGACTTTTAA
- a CDS encoding PAS domain S-box protein, translating into MSESEAIYWRAMEMSPQAIAIHANGKFVYANPAWLHLIGADTEAQIIGMPVLDVVPPELRYFVAERIQRIIADNQPTPITEQKLHRLDGTNIHVEIMGIPFMYRGKSAVQTIAWDITDRVRAETALQEAKDQLEAVLDAIPGCVSWLTCPDGDISKIHYLGGNNCFAKTLQVKREEIYGRQLGFSGNSTGFAQFVGEFFSDRDQQMASRELTISHSSQVFNYLVMSQKYMQDRAVCVALNITEQKRAEAALEYRADLENLIAILSTHFINLQSEEIEVGINHALEAIGEFAEVDRCHLFQLFGTEALIQEETEKMPRLLRNTHEWSHTRAKPQIHQFPELTPSAFPWLMRQLQTGKPLYINSLSDLPAEAPLEKTFFAARHVKSALLVPMQSRSQLVGFVGFESIREEKNWSEEIISLLQISGEMFANILERQRSEQRLQQLNRDLEQRVADRTAQLEEAVAQLQAEITRRRDSEERFRNLVETSSDWVWEVDATGTYTYCSPKVREILGYEPEEIIGKTPFDIMPPPEARRVGEIFGQIAAAKAPFSCLENSNYHKEGHLVVLETSGVPIFGADGSFRGYRGMDRDVTERHRVEEILRLQQRALAECSNGIVITDPRQPDNPIIHVNRAFERMTGYTAAEVVGRNCRFLEGKERGQLSLGELRSAIREGRECRVILRNYRKDGTPFWNQLSISPIYDSQGNITHFLGVQNDITQMKQTEDALRLSQEKLKHLLVSSPAVIYSAKTSGDWGATFMSENVLSLTGYQAESFLTNSEFWFSRIHPEDAPTVRAQMSRLLETGSHNIEYRWQHQNGSYIWIRDEMRLVRDQEGNVLEIVGFWTDISDRKEAEAALAEARNQLQAVLDAVPGFVSWIGADLCYMGVNRQLAAALNVPQEEFVGQPVGFAGNNGNFADFISAFFRSSQTQVTAEVPMAIGGDHATYLLVAQKYRQGAAAVSVGIDITDRVRAEIFLGQQAEREHLIGAMQARIRQSLDLDEILDTTVAQVREFLNFGTKATSVRGEERIAPTSPLPHPPTSPPQSEVHRTFIYRFSAEGGGAVVTESLSPGEMSLLGYQFPEEICNQANTEPFRRGEFKAVTDTATTPLPPSLQDFCHQCLARAFLVVPILHQRSLWGLLIAQSRQPREWEQWTIDSLRHLAEQVGIAIQQAELYSQVQRELLERQRAEAIALASLREKEVLLKEIHHRVKNNLQVISSLLKMQSRYLRDPDLLDLFQDSQNRIRSMALIHEKLYQSPDLASIDLGDYLRQLTSHLRSSYSSLSPNIQLKLNVPTHSQAPILSIDTATPCGLIVCELVSNALKYAFPEGRSGEILVEIYRNEAEEFILRVADNGVGLPPNLDWNKVTSLGLRLVRTLATQLGGDVTWNTNNGTLFELKFTEPKYKPRL; encoded by the coding sequence ATGTCCGAGAGTGAAGCTATCTACTGGCGGGCAATGGAGATGTCGCCCCAAGCAATAGCTATTCATGCCAATGGCAAGTTTGTTTATGCTAACCCGGCATGGCTGCATCTGATTGGCGCCGACACGGAAGCGCAAATCATCGGGATGCCCGTCTTGGATGTTGTCCCCCCAGAATTGCGATACTTCGTGGCTGAGCGGATTCAAAGGATTATCGCCGACAATCAGCCTACTCCCATCACGGAACAAAAGCTGCATCGCCTTGATGGCACCAACATCCATGTGGAAATCATGGGCATTCCTTTTATGTACCGGGGTAAATCGGCGGTGCAGACGATCGCCTGGGATATTACCGATCGAGTCAGAGCCGAAACCGCTCTGCAAGAGGCTAAAGACCAATTAGAAGCGGTTTTAGATGCGATTCCCGGTTGTGTTTCCTGGCTGACTTGTCCCGATGGGGATATTTCTAAAATTCACTACCTCGGCGGTAACAACTGCTTTGCCAAAACCTTGCAGGTGAAACGGGAAGAGATTTATGGCAGGCAATTGGGTTTTTCTGGCAATAGCACGGGTTTTGCTCAATTCGTGGGGGAGTTTTTCTCCGATAGAGACCAACAAATGGCCAGTCGGGAATTGACAATCTCCCATAGCTCGCAGGTATTCAACTACCTGGTGATGAGCCAGAAGTATATGCAGGACCGTGCTGTGTGTGTGGCGCTGAATATCACGGAGCAAAAGCGGGCAGAAGCGGCTCTGGAATATCGAGCCGACCTGGAAAATTTGATTGCGATTCTCTCGACTCACTTTATTAATTTGCAAAGTGAGGAAATCGAGGTGGGTATTAACCACGCTTTGGAGGCGATCGGAGAATTCGCCGAGGTCGATCGCTGCCACCTATTTCAGCTTTTCGGGACAGAGGCACTCATCCAAGAAGAGACCGAGAAAATGCCTAGGCTCCTGCGCAATACCCATGAGTGGAGCCATACTCGGGCAAAACCACAAATTCACCAGTTCCCCGAACTGACCCCTAGTGCTTTCCCCTGGTTGATGAGGCAGCTCCAAACTGGCAAACCTCTATATATCAACAGCCTCTCAGATTTGCCCGCCGAGGCACCCTTAGAAAAGACTTTTTTCGCCGCCCGCCATGTGAAATCGGCTCTATTGGTGCCGATGCAGTCTCGCAGTCAACTGGTGGGATTTGTCGGTTTTGAGTCGATACGTGAGGAAAAAAATTGGTCAGAAGAAATTATCTCCCTGCTGCAAATCTCTGGGGAAATGTTTGCCAATATCTTGGAGCGACAGCGATCGGAGCAGCGATTGCAACAACTAAATCGAGACCTGGAACAGCGAGTGGCCGATCGCACTGCCCAGCTAGAAGAGGCGGTGGCTCAGTTGCAAGCAGAAATTACTCGCCGCCGGGACAGCGAAGAACGCTTCCGCAATTTGGTAGAAACTAGCAGCGATTGGGTCTGGGAAGTAGATGCTACCGGCACCTACACCTACTGTAGTCCGAAAGTGAGGGAGATTTTGGGTTATGAACCAGAAGAAATTATCGGCAAAACCCCCTTTGACATAATGCCACCACCAGAAGCGCGGCGGGTGGGAGAAATTTTCGGGCAAATTGCAGCGGCGAAGGCACCTTTTAGCTGTTTGGAAAATAGCAATTACCACAAAGAAGGGCATTTGGTGGTATTGGAAACTAGCGGCGTGCCGATTTTTGGCGCCGATGGCTCATTTCGCGGCTACCGAGGTATGGACAGAGACGTTACCGAACGTCATCGAGTGGAAGAGATTTTGCGCTTGCAGCAGCGAGCCTTGGCGGAGTGCAGCAATGGCATCGTCATCACCGATCCGAGACAGCCAGACAACCCGATTATCCATGTCAATAGAGCGTTTGAGCGGATGACGGGTTACACGGCGGCGGAAGTTGTGGGGCGCAATTGCCGGTTTTTGGAAGGGAAAGAGAGGGGGCAACTATCCCTAGGGGAACTGCGATCAGCCATCCGCGAAGGTAGGGAATGCCGCGTGATTTTGCGCAATTACCGCAAAGATGGCACGCCGTTCTGGAATCAGCTTTCGATTTCTCCGATTTACGATAGTCAGGGCAATATCACCCACTTCTTGGGAGTCCAAAACGACATTACCCAGATGAAGCAAACGGAGGATGCTTTGCGCCTCAGCCAGGAAAAACTCAAGCATTTACTGGTATCGAGTCCGGCGGTGATATATAGCGCCAAGACTTCTGGGGATTGGGGGGCGACTTTTATGAGCGAGAATGTGCTAAGTTTGACGGGTTATCAGGCAGAGTCGTTCTTGACTAATTCGGAATTTTGGTTTTCTCGCATCCACCCAGAAGATGCCCCGACTGTGAGAGCCCAGATGTCCCGTCTGCTGGAGACGGGCAGCCACAATATAGAATATCGCTGGCAGCATCAAAACGGTTCTTACATCTGGATACGCGATGAGATGCGCCTAGTGCGAGACCAAGAAGGCAATGTTTTGGAAATTGTTGGTTTCTGGACGGATATCTCCGATCGCAAGGAGGCAGAGGCGGCTCTGGCTGAAGCGAGAAATCAACTGCAAGCGGTTTTGGATGCGGTGCCCGGTTTTGTCTCTTGGATTGGGGCGGATTTATGCTATATGGGAGTAAATCGCCAGTTGGCGGCGGCTCTGAATGTTCCCCAAGAAGAGTTTGTGGGGCAGCCCGTGGGTTTTGCGGGAAATAATGGGAATTTTGCGGATTTTATCAGCGCTTTTTTTCGCAGTTCCCAGACGCAGGTAACAGCGGAGGTGCCGATGGCGATCGGCGGCGACCATGCCACCTACCTGCTGGTGGCGCAGAAGTATCGCCAAGGAGCCGCCGCTGTCTCTGTGGGTATTGACATCACCGACAGGGTGCGTGCGGAAATCTTCCTCGGGCAGCAAGCGGAGCGGGAACACCTGATCGGGGCGATGCAAGCGCGAATCCGCCAGTCTCTGGATTTGGACGAAATCCTGGACACTACAGTGGCGCAAGTGCGCGAGTTTCTCAATTTCGGTACGAAGGCAACGTCTGTTAGGGGGGAAGAACGAATCGCCCCTACGTCCCCTCTTCCCCATCCTCCCACATCCCCTCCACAGTCTGAGGTACATCGCACCTTTATCTACCGTTTTTCGGCTGAGGGGGGTGGTGCGGTGGTGACGGAATCTCTATCCCCAGGGGAGATGTCTTTGCTGGGATACCAGTTTCCAGAAGAAATCTGTAATCAGGCAAATACCGAGCCTTTCCGGCGAGGAGAGTTTAAGGCGGTGACAGACACAGCAACCACCCCACTTCCCCCGAGTCTCCAGGATTTTTGCCACCAATGTCTAGCTCGCGCCTTTCTGGTGGTGCCGATTCTACATCAAAGGTCGCTCTGGGGATTGTTGATTGCCCAATCTCGCCAACCGCGTGAGTGGGAGCAGTGGACGATCGACTCTCTGCGTCACCTGGCGGAGCAGGTGGGGATTGCGATTCAGCAAGCTGAACTTTATAGCCAAGTGCAAAGGGAGCTTCTGGAAAGGCAGCGGGCGGAGGCGATCGCCTTGGCATCCCTGCGGGAAAAAGAGGTGTTGCTCAAGGAAATCCACCATCGAGTCAAAAATAACTTGCAGGTGATTTCCAGCTTACTGAAAATGCAGTCTCGCTACCTGCGAGACCCAGACCTCTTGGATCTGTTCCAAGATAGCCAAAACCGCATCCGATCGATGGCTCTCATCCATGAAAAACTCTACCAGTCTCCCGACTTAGCCAGTATCGACTTAGGAGATTATCTGCGCCAGCTTACCTCTCACCTTCGTAGCTCCTACAGTTCTTTGTCCCCTAATATTCAGCTAAAGCTGAATGTCCCGACCCACTCCCAAGCACCGATCTTGAGCATCGACACCGCTACCCCCTGCGG